The Ciconia boyciana chromosome 17, ASM3463844v1, whole genome shotgun sequence genome contains a region encoding:
- the CCT6A gene encoding T-complex protein 1 subunit zeta produces MAVKALNPKAEVARAQAALAVNISAARGLQDVLRTNLGPKGTMKMLVSGAGDIKLTKDGNVLLQEMQIQHPTASLIAKVATAQDDITGDGTTSNVLIIGELLKQADLYISEGLHPRIVAEGFEIAKEKALEVLEQVKVTKEMDRETLLDVARTSLRTKVHTELADILTEAVVDSVLTVRKPDEPIDLHMVEIMEMKHKSETDTTLIRGLVLDHGARHPDMKKRVEDAYILTCNVSLEYEKTEVSSGFFYKSAEEREKLVKAERKFIEDRVNKIIDLKRRVCGDSDKGFIVINQKGIDPFSLDSLAKEGIVALRRAKRRNMERLTLACGGTAMNSVEDLTPDCLGHAGLVYEYTLGEEKYTFIEKCDNPRSVTLLIRGPNKHTLTQIKDAVRDGLRAVKNAIEDGCVVPGAGALEVAVANALIKHKPNVKGRAQLGVQAFADALLIIPKVLAQNSGYDPQETLVKVQTEHAESGQLTGVDLNTGEPMVAAAAGIWDNYNVKKQLLHSCTVIASNILLVDEIMRAGMSSLKG; encoded by the exons ATGGCGGTGAAGGCCCTCAACCCCAAGGCGGAGGTGGCCCGCGCCCAGGCCGCGCTGGCGGTGAACATCAGCGCGGCCCGCGGGCTCCAGGATGTGCTGAGGACCAACCTGGGCCCCAAGGGCACCATGAAGAT GCTGGTGTCGGGGGCTGGAGACATCAAGCTGACCAAAGATGGCAACgtgctgctgcaggaaatg caAATACAACACCCCACAGCCTCCTTGATAGCAAAAGTAGCAACAGCGCAAGATGATATCACTGGAGATGGTACCACTTCAAATGTCTTGATCATTGGAGAACTCCTAAAGCAGGCAGATCTCTATATTTCTGAG GGTTTGCACCCTAGAATAGTAGCAGAAGGATTTGagattgcaaaggaaaaagcactTGAAGTTTTGGAGCAGGTCAAAGTAACCAAGGAAATGGACAGGGAGACCCTTCTAGATGTTGCCAGAACATCCCTCCGTACTAAAGTTCATACCGAGCTTGCTGACATCCTAACAGAG GCTGTAGTAGATTCTGTTTTGACAGTCAGAAAACCAGATGAGCCTATCGACCTCCACATGGTAGAGATTATGGAGATGAAGCACAAATCAGAAACTGACACAAC gCTGATAAGGGGGCTGGTTTTGGATCATGGTGCTCGTCATCCTGACATGAAGAAAAGAGTGGAAGATGCTTATATTCTTACTTGCAATGTATCTCTGGAATATGAGAAAAC agaGGTGAGCTCTGGATTCTTCTATAAAAgtgcagaagagagagagaagctagtgaaagcagaaagaaagttCATTGAAGACAGAGTGAACAAAATCATAGACTTGAAAAGAAGAGTCTGTGGCGATTCAGATAAAGGATTTATTGTGATCAACCAGAAG GGAATTGACCCGTTTTCCTTGGATTCACTTGCAAAAGAAGGAATAGTTGCTTTGCGGAGAGCTAAAAGGAGGAACATGGAAAG ACTGACCCTTGCATGTGGTGGTACTGCCATGAACTCTGTGGAGGATCTCACTCCTGACTGTCTGGGACACGCAGGGCTTGTCTATGAGTATACACTG GGTGAAGAGAAATACACCTTTATTGAGAAATGTGACAACCCCCGCTCTGTTACCCTGTTGATCAGGGGACCGAATAAGCATACACTCACACAAATCAAGGATGCAGTAAGAGATGGTCTGCGTGCTGTTAAAAACGCCATTGAGGATG GATGTGTGGTTCCAGGAGCGGGTGCATTAGAAGTGGCAGTAGCTAATGCTCTCATTAAGCATAAACCTAATGTAAAAGGGAGAGCCCAGCTTGGAGTTCAAGCTTTTGCTGATGCTCTGCTCATCATTCCTAAG GTTCTCGCTCAGAACTCTGGTTACGATCCCCAGGAAACGCTAGTGAAGGTTCAGACTGAGCATGCAGAATCGGGGCAACTCACTGGAGTTGATCTGAACACTG GTGAGCCAATGgtagctgcagcagctggaatcTGGGATAATTATAATGTCAAAAAGCAACTGCTTCATTCATG CACGGTGATCGCCAGCAACATTCTCTTGGTGGATGAAATTATGCGAGCTGGAATGTCCTCCCTTAAAGGCTGA
- the PSPH gene encoding phosphoserine phosphatase: MASLLEMKEIFRSADAVCFDVDSTVIKEEGIDELAKFCGVGDAVAEMTRRAMGGTVTFKAALTARLGLIRPSYEQVQKLISDNPPQLTPGIRELVSRLHQRGVQVFLVSGGFQSIVEHVASQLNIPTANVFANRLKFYFNGEYAGFDETQPTAESGGKGKVITHLKEQFHFKKVVMIGDGATDMEACPPADCFIGFGGNVIRKQVKEKAKWYITHFDELLKELEER; this comes from the exons ATGGCATCCCTCTTGGAGATGAAAGAAATCTTCCGCAGTGCCGATGCAGTATGCTTTGATGTGGACAGTACAGTCATCAAGGAAGAAGGCATTGATGAGCTTGCGAAGTTCTGTGGAGTCGGAGATGCTGTCGCAGAGAT GACCCGCAGAGCTATGGGTGGCACTGTGACATTCAAGGCAGCTTTAACAGCACGACTAGGTCTCATACGTCCCTCCTATGAGCAAGTGCAGAAATTAATATCTGACAACCCACCTCAGCTAACACCAGGAATAAG gGAGCTGGTGAGCAGGCTTCATCAACGAGGGGTCCAGGTCTTCTTGGTCTCTGGGGGGTTTCAGAGCATCGTGGAGCACGTGGCCTCGCAACTGAACATTCCAACAGCAAATGTCTTTGCCAACAGACTGAAGTTCTACTTTAATG GAGAATACGCAGGATTTGATGAAACACAACCAACAGCTGAATcaggggggaaaggaaaagttaTTACTCATCTGAAGGAACAGTTCCACTTTAAGAAAGTAGTTATGATTGGAGATGGAGCTACAGACATGGAAGCCTGTCCCCCTGCT GACTGCTTCATTGGATTTGGAGGAAATGTAATCAGAAAGCAAGTGAAGGAGAAAGCTAAATGGTACATTACTCACTTTGACGAACTGCTAAAGGAACTGGAAGAACGATAA